One Williamsia phyllosphaerae DNA segment encodes these proteins:
- a CDS encoding DUF2945 domain-containing protein produces MSISKGDAVSWNTPQGPTHGKATEKRTSEFTFEGQKFKASDDEPYWIVESDKTGSKAAHKESTLDKK; encoded by the coding sequence ATGTCGATCAGCAAGGGCGACGCGGTTTCCTGGAACACCCCGCAGGGCCCGACCCATGGAAAAGCGACCGAGAAGCGCACCTCGGAGTTCACCTTCGAGGGCCAGAAGTTCAAGGCCAGTGACGACGAGCCGTACTGGATCGTCGAGTCGGACAAGACCGGGTCGAAGGCCGCGCACAAAGAGTCCACGCTGGACAAGAAGTAG
- a CDS encoding PPOX class F420-dependent oxidoreductase produces the protein MASTPSGPNPFGDIGTAKYVQLTTYTKAGVAKPVPIWAALDDKGELLMWTQAKSWKVKRIGNTPRVTLATCDRAGKNVGPEMEATARILDDAGTAHTREVINAKYGLVGRFATTASSLFKGKSSTVGIAVTAPR, from the coding sequence ATGGCATCGACGCCGTCCGGGCCTAATCCCTTCGGGGACATCGGCACCGCCAAGTACGTGCAATTGACGACCTACACCAAAGCCGGTGTCGCCAAGCCGGTCCCGATCTGGGCGGCCCTCGACGACAAGGGTGAGCTCTTGATGTGGACGCAGGCGAAGTCGTGGAAGGTCAAGCGGATCGGGAACACCCCCCGGGTCACGCTGGCCACCTGCGACCGCGCAGGCAAGAACGTCGGGCCCGAGATGGAGGCCACCGCGCGCATCCTCGACGACGCGGGCACCGCCCACACCCGTGAGGTCATCAACGCGAAGTACGGCCTCGTCGGCCGTTTCGCGACGACGGCGAGCAGCCTGTTCAAGGGCAAGAGTTCCACCGTCGGTATCGCGGTCACCGCGCCGCGCTGA